One genomic region from Natrinema caseinilyticum encodes:
- a CDS encoding FAD:protein FMN transferase, with protein sequence MSLSDTVIAARTRLGDARSTFRCCDTDFVVKTIGYRADTGADHARRVALSLESELDAFDSESDVSRLNRTGRVENEHVARLVRRGLEYHERTGGVFDIQQGAVEHDLKAYLRGDRDAPSESFDSGSVRVDGHRVVTDVELDLNGLAKGYIVDRAAAAASGPGRRGFVSGGGDMSPPTGPVAVESPYGDARPLKILETEWNVATSGGYRRRRDGIDHVYDPTTERIGSRHETVTVVTERDCLEADALATTLAALPLSDALEFAAEWSGLEAFLVHQGVFHTTEGFDDHVA encoded by the coding sequence ATGAGCCTATCGGACACGGTCATCGCCGCTCGCACGCGACTGGGCGACGCTCGCTCGACCTTCCGGTGCTGTGACACTGACTTCGTGGTCAAAACGATCGGCTACCGCGCCGACACCGGGGCCGATCACGCGCGGAGGGTCGCGCTGTCGCTCGAGTCAGAACTCGACGCCTTCGATTCCGAGAGCGACGTGTCGCGTCTCAACCGAACGGGACGCGTCGAAAACGAACACGTCGCCCGGCTGGTTCGACGGGGCCTCGAATACCACGAACGAACCGGAGGCGTCTTCGACATTCAGCAAGGCGCGGTCGAACACGACCTGAAGGCGTACCTCCGGGGCGACCGAGACGCGCCGTCGGAGTCGTTCGATTCGGGATCGGTGCGCGTCGACGGCCACCGGGTCGTCACCGATGTCGAACTCGACCTCAACGGCCTCGCAAAGGGGTACATCGTCGACCGCGCGGCAGCCGCAGCGTCGGGTCCGGGCCGGCGCGGGTTCGTCAGCGGTGGCGGCGATATGTCGCCGCCGACCGGCCCGGTGGCAGTCGAGAGTCCGTACGGGGACGCGCGTCCGCTCAAAATCCTCGAGACGGAGTGGAACGTCGCCACCTCGGGCGGCTACCGTCGTCGGCGCGACGGCATTGACCACGTCTACGACCCCACCACAGAGCGGATCGGCTCGAGACACGAGACTGTCACCGTGGTCACGGAACGGGACTGTCTGGAGGCCGACGCGCTCGCGACGACGCTCGCCGCGTTACCGCTGTCGGACGCGCTCGAGTTCGCGGCGGAGTGGTCCGGCCTCGAGGCGTTCCTGGTACACCAGGGCGTCTTTCACACCACGGAGGGGTTCGATGACCACGTCGCATAG
- the ilvC gene encoding ketol-acid reductoisomerase has translation MTDEFTTDIYYDDDADVSTLDDDTVAVLGYGSQGHAHALNLHESGVDVVVGLREDSSSRSAAEADGLTVTTPDEAVSRASYVSVLVPDTVQASVYENDIEPNLEAGDTLQFAHGLNIHYNQIEPPTDVDVTMVAPKSPGHLVRRNYENDEGTPGLLAVYQDTTGDAQEHALAYAKGIGCTRAGVIETTFQEEVESDLFGEQAVLCGGVTSLVKHGYETLVDAGYSPEIAYFECLNELKLIVDLMYEGGHAEMWDSVSDTAEYGGLSRGDRIVDETVRENMEETLAEIQNGEFTREWILENQAGRPSYHQLREAEKNHEIEQVGERLRDLFAWAEDEETEDESVPVQADD, from the coding sequence ATGACTGACGAATTTACCACCGACATCTACTACGACGACGACGCGGACGTATCGACGCTCGACGACGACACCGTTGCCGTCCTCGGCTACGGGAGCCAGGGCCACGCACACGCGCTGAACCTTCACGAAAGCGGGGTCGACGTCGTCGTCGGCCTGCGCGAGGATTCGTCCTCGCGGTCGGCTGCCGAAGCCGACGGCCTCACGGTGACGACGCCCGACGAGGCGGTCTCGCGGGCCTCCTACGTCTCCGTGCTCGTGCCCGACACCGTCCAGGCCTCGGTTTACGAGAACGATATCGAACCGAACCTCGAGGCGGGCGACACGCTGCAGTTCGCCCACGGGCTGAACATTCACTACAACCAGATCGAACCGCCGACGGACGTCGACGTGACGATGGTCGCGCCCAAGAGCCCGGGACACCTCGTCCGGCGCAACTACGAGAACGACGAGGGGACGCCCGGCCTGCTGGCGGTCTACCAGGACACCACGGGCGACGCACAGGAACACGCCCTCGCGTACGCGAAGGGAATCGGCTGCACTCGCGCGGGCGTCATCGAGACGACGTTCCAGGAGGAAGTCGAATCCGACCTCTTCGGGGAGCAGGCCGTCCTCTGTGGCGGCGTCACCTCGCTGGTCAAACACGGCTACGAGACGCTGGTCGACGCCGGCTACTCGCCGGAAATCGCCTACTTCGAGTGTCTCAACGAACTCAAGCTCATCGTCGACCTGATGTACGAGGGCGGCCACGCCGAGATGTGGGACTCGGTCTCCGATACGGCCGAATACGGCGGTCTGAGTCGCGGCGACCGGATCGTCGACGAGACCGTCCGCGAGAACATGGAAGAGACCTTAGCGGAGATTCAAAACGGCGAGTTCACCCGCGAGTGGATCCTCGAGAACCAGGCCGGTCGCCCGAGCTACCACCAGCTCCGGGAGGCCGAGAAGAACCACGAGATCGAGCAGGTCGGCGAGCGCCTGCGCGATCTGTTCGCGTGGGCCGAGGACGAAGAGACCGAAGACGAGTCAGTCCCGGTCCAGGCGGACGACTAA
- a CDS encoding VOC family protein, whose amino-acid sequence MLTGLSWLALETKYVERASAFYEAELGLSVRERRDADLVLAAGETDLVLRRPDALPRGGLHTHFAFAIPEPEYDDWWDRLSEAHDLEEAQFGSARSLYLYDPDGNCVELGQQDVAGPGIDGIFEVVLEVEDLERARAFYEELGFEPVDVGETRKRVRLHGPMALELWEPHLGIADARGGVHVDLGFETAAPAAALDAVSDRIRSLERETTDEIVVRDPDGHFLTFVASSS is encoded by the coding sequence ATGCTTACGGGGCTTTCCTGGCTGGCGCTCGAGACCAAGTACGTAGAACGGGCGAGCGCGTTCTACGAGGCGGAACTGGGACTGTCCGTCCGCGAGCGTCGGGACGCGGACCTCGTCCTCGCAGCGGGCGAGACGGACCTCGTCCTGCGGCGGCCCGACGCGCTCCCGCGAGGCGGGCTCCACACGCACTTCGCGTTCGCGATTCCCGAACCCGAGTACGACGACTGGTGGGACCGACTCTCGGAAGCGCACGACCTCGAAGAGGCGCAATTCGGCTCCGCTCGGTCGCTGTACCTGTACGATCCCGACGGAAACTGCGTCGAACTCGGCCAGCAGGACGTGGCCGGGCCGGGCATCGACGGGATTTTCGAGGTCGTTCTCGAGGTCGAAGACCTCGAGCGGGCGCGGGCGTTCTACGAGGAACTGGGTTTCGAACCCGTCGACGTGGGCGAGACCCGAAAGCGCGTCCGGCTTCACGGCCCGATGGCACTCGAGCTCTGGGAACCTCACCTCGGAATCGCCGATGCCAGGGGTGGCGTCCACGTCGACCTCGGGTTCGAAACCGCAGCGCCGGCCGCTGCGCTCGACGCGGTCAGCGACCGCATTCGATCGCTCGAGCGGGAGACGACCGACGAAATCGTCGTTCGGGACCCCGACGGCCACTTCCTGACGTTCGTCGCGTCTTCGTCGTAG
- a CDS encoding thrombospondin type 3 repeat-containing protein: MTTSHSQTITIVAIVFFVLAVPLVWGIADVRDTQAVEREKADLVDGTVATRQAPADYDGDGVRDAADRCPTRPEVSNGYQDGDGCPDVVATTGAS, encoded by the coding sequence ATGACCACGTCGCATAGTCAGACGATTACTATCGTCGCGATCGTCTTCTTCGTCCTCGCCGTTCCGCTCGTGTGGGGAATCGCCGACGTTCGCGACACACAGGCCGTCGAACGAGAGAAGGCGGACCTCGTCGATGGCACGGTGGCGACGAGACAGGCACCGGCCGATTACGATGGTGACGGAGTTCGCGACGCCGCGGATCGATGTCCGACGCGGCCGGAGGTGTCGAACGGTTACCAGGACGGTGACGGCTGTCCGGACGTCGTCGCGACGACGGGGGCCTCGTGA
- a CDS encoding DUF5779 family protein: MSDFDLDLRAVEEHMDDELELEGSIVLGVLDGTTSADEWTETISKGNVLVLNVDGDVNELAAGFARDVKESGGNLVHFRGFLLVTPPGVDVSTERL; the protein is encoded by the coding sequence ATGAGCGATTTCGACCTCGACCTTCGGGCCGTCGAGGAACACATGGACGACGAACTGGAACTCGAGGGGAGCATCGTCCTCGGCGTACTGGACGGGACGACATCCGCCGACGAGTGGACCGAGACGATCTCGAAGGGGAACGTCCTCGTTCTCAACGTCGACGGCGACGTCAACGAACTGGCCGCCGGATTCGCACGCGACGTCAAGGAGTCGGGCGGCAACCTCGTTCACTTCCGTGGCTTTCTGCTGGTGACGCCACCCGGCGTCGACGTGAGCACGGAGCGGTTGTGA
- the ilvB gene encoding biosynthetic-type acetolactate synthase large subunit — MSERAAKITPADDEQHDDQIADGAAPDAATETDAESERTPVTTGAEAVVRALENAGVEYAFGVQGGAIMPVYDALYDSDITHVTMAHEQGAAHAADAYGIVSGDPGVCLATSGPGATNLVTGIADADMDSDPLLALTGQVPTEFVGNDAFQETDTTGVTTPITKDNTFSSDSDRVGTDVSEAFALAREGRPGPTLVDLPKDVTNGETDREPDAPRVPDTYEVQERADSDIVAAAAERIETAARPVLLLGGGVIKGGASEACREFAIEHDIPVITTMPGLGSFPEDHELSLEMAGMHGTGYANMAITHCDTLIGIGTRFDDRLTGGIETFAPDAEVIHVDIDPAEISKNIHADYPLVGDAETVVEQLSEAVDSSPEATKWRAQCQQWKSDYSMAYDAPTDGPVQPEFVVEALDEATSDHAIVTTGVGQHQMWACQYWTFTEPRTWVSSHGLGTMGYGLPSAIGARLAADDDQEVVCVDGDGSFLMTLQGLSVAVRENLDITVAVLNNEYIGMVRQWQDAFFEGRHSASDYHWMPEFDKLAEAFGAKGFRIDDYDDVAESIDAAVAYDGPSVIDVHIDPDANVYPMVPSGGDNGQFALTEDQL; from the coding sequence ATGAGCGAACGCGCAGCAAAGATCACACCAGCCGACGACGAACAGCACGACGATCAGATCGCCGACGGCGCTGCCCCCGACGCAGCGACCGAGACCGATGCCGAATCGGAGCGGACGCCCGTCACGACGGGTGCCGAAGCGGTCGTCCGCGCACTCGAGAACGCGGGCGTCGAATACGCGTTCGGCGTGCAAGGCGGTGCGATCATGCCCGTGTACGACGCGCTCTACGATTCGGACATCACCCACGTGACGATGGCCCACGAACAGGGTGCGGCCCACGCGGCGGACGCCTACGGCATCGTCTCGGGCGATCCTGGAGTCTGCCTCGCGACGTCGGGGCCGGGAGCGACCAACCTGGTCACCGGCATCGCGGACGCCGACATGGATTCGGACCCGCTGTTGGCCCTGACGGGACAGGTCCCGACGGAGTTCGTCGGCAACGACGCCTTCCAGGAAACCGATACGACGGGCGTGACGACCCCGATCACGAAGGACAACACCTTCTCGAGCGATTCGGACCGGGTCGGCACCGACGTCAGCGAAGCGTTCGCACTGGCCCGCGAAGGCCGACCGGGACCGACCCTGGTCGACCTCCCCAAAGACGTCACCAACGGCGAGACCGACCGCGAACCCGACGCACCGAGGGTGCCCGACACCTACGAGGTCCAAGAGCGGGCCGACTCCGACATCGTCGCGGCTGCTGCCGAGCGAATCGAAACGGCCGCGCGGCCGGTGTTGCTGCTCGGCGGCGGGGTCATCAAGGGAGGCGCCAGCGAGGCCTGTCGCGAGTTCGCGATCGAACACGACATTCCGGTCATCACCACGATGCCCGGCCTCGGCTCGTTCCCCGAGGACCACGAGCTCTCCCTCGAGATGGCGGGGATGCACGGGACCGGATACGCCAACATGGCGATCACCCACTGCGACACGTTGATCGGAATCGGCACGCGGTTCGACGACCGATTGACGGGCGGAATCGAGACCTTCGCGCCGGACGCGGAGGTCATCCACGTCGACATCGATCCCGCGGAGATCTCGAAGAACATCCACGCGGACTACCCGCTGGTCGGCGACGCCGAAACCGTCGTCGAACAGCTGTCCGAGGCCGTCGACTCGTCGCCGGAAGCGACGAAGTGGCGCGCGCAGTGCCAGCAGTGGAAATCCGACTACTCGATGGCCTACGACGCGCCCACGGACGGACCGGTCCAGCCGGAATTCGTCGTGGAAGCGCTGGACGAGGCCACGAGCGACCACGCCATCGTCACCACCGGCGTCGGCCAACACCAGATGTGGGCCTGCCAGTACTGGACGTTCACCGAGCCCCGCACCTGGGTCTCGAGTCACGGCCTCGGCACGATGGGATACGGCCTCCCGTCGGCGATCGGCGCGCGGCTGGCGGCCGACGACGACCAGGAAGTCGTCTGTGTCGACGGCGACGGATCGTTCCTGATGACGCTTCAGGGCCTCTCGGTCGCCGTTCGCGAGAACCTGGACATCACGGTCGCCGTCCTCAACAACGAATACATCGGCATGGTCCGGCAGTGGCAAGACGCCTTCTTCGAGGGACGTCACTCCGCGTCGGATTACCACTGGATGCCCGAGTTCGACAAGCTCGCCGAAGCATTCGGCGCGAAGGGCTTCCGGATCGACGACTACGACGACGTCGCGGAGTCGATCGACGCCGCGGTCGCCTACGACGGCCCGTCAGTGATCGACGTTCACATCGACCCCGACGCCAACGTCTACCCGATGGTTCCGAGCGGCGGCGACAACGGTCAGTTCGCGCTGACGGAGGATCAACTATGA
- a CDS encoding LeuA family protein, producing the protein MQIQCLHKTTRPLTPVRGVEFFQGTLDSTDEIESARVFDTTLRDGEQSPGTSFSYDDKRQIASVLDDMGTHVIEAGFPVNSDAEFEAVRDIASSTSSTTAGLARVVEGDIEAALDSGVEMVHVFVSTSDVQIEDSMHATREEVVQRAVESVERVKEAGVTCMFSPMDSTRTDEEYLIEVIEAVSDAGTDWINIPDTCGVATPTRFRAMIEKVCDHTDAKVDVHTHDDFGLATANALAGIEAGASQAQVSINSIGERAGNAAYEEFVMAVESLYQTDTGIDTTRITEVSEVVEEKSGMATPGNKPVVGDNAFSHESGIHAAGVIENSDTFEPGVMTPEMVGAERKLVMGKHTGTHSVRERLVECGYDPTDDQVRAVTRRVKDYGAEKRRVTVDVLERFAEEAGVERQQDQEEVRA; encoded by the coding sequence ATTCAGATACAATGTCTTCACAAGACAACCCGTCCTCTGACACCAGTCAGGGGGGTCGAGTTCTTCCAGGGCACGTTAGATTCCACTGACGAAATAGAGTCAGCACGTGTCTTCGATACGACCCTCCGGGACGGCGAACAGTCGCCCGGCACTTCGTTTTCCTACGACGATAAACGGCAGATCGCGTCCGTTCTGGACGACATGGGGACCCACGTCATAGAGGCTGGATTCCCCGTCAACTCGGACGCCGAGTTCGAGGCCGTTCGTGATATCGCTTCGTCCACCAGTTCGACGACCGCTGGCCTCGCCCGCGTCGTCGAGGGGGACATCGAAGCGGCACTCGATTCCGGCGTCGAGATGGTGCACGTGTTCGTCAGCACCAGCGACGTCCAGATAGAGGATTCGATGCATGCCACCCGGGAGGAAGTCGTACAGCGCGCAGTCGAGTCGGTCGAACGCGTCAAAGAGGCGGGCGTGACCTGCATGTTCTCGCCGATGGATTCGACGCGAACCGACGAGGAATACCTGATCGAAGTCATCGAAGCCGTTTCCGACGCGGGAACCGACTGGATCAACATCCCGGACACCTGCGGCGTCGCAACGCCGACCAGGTTCAGGGCCATGATCGAGAAGGTCTGTGACCACACCGACGCGAAGGTGGACGTCCACACTCACGACGACTTCGGACTGGCCACCGCCAACGCACTGGCGGGCATCGAAGCGGGCGCATCCCAGGCGCAAGTGTCGATCAACTCCATCGGGGAGCGGGCCGGGAACGCCGCCTACGAGGAGTTCGTGATGGCCGTCGAGTCGCTCTACCAGACCGACACCGGCATCGACACGACGCGCATCACCGAAGTCTCCGAGGTCGTCGAGGAAAAAAGCGGGATGGCGACGCCGGGCAACAAGCCCGTCGTGGGCGACAACGCGTTCTCCCACGAGAGCGGCATCCACGCGGCCGGCGTCATCGAAAACTCCGACACCTTCGAACCGGGCGTCATGACCCCCGAGATGGTCGGTGCCGAACGCAAGCTCGTCATGGGCAAGCACACCGGCACCCACTCCGTCCGGGAACGACTCGTCGAGTGCGGGTACGACCCCACCGACGATCAGGTCCGAGCGGTCACCCGTCGCGTCAAAGATTACGGGGCAGAGAAGCGCCGCGTCACGGTCGACGTCCTGGAGCGCTTCGCCGAGGAGGCTGGCGTCGAACGCCAGCAGGATCAGGAGGAGGTGCGCGCCTGA
- a CDS encoding arylsulfotransferase family protein — protein sequence MGRSTLESVAERTSRRRVRTVFLLLLVGSGAWIAYGAVADSTTGTGGTVRSVQPADNHTVITQSGRIGTIAAYAPNGSLIYENDTHTKYYDVDPVANESMTVEYTATDTLVENSPRCRDPPCARNVVERVNLSTGEVTEVYGQYVYRESAGEWHDADRIDDRHLVVADIAADQVFVVDTETEMIEWTWDAQSDFPVDGGGSYPGNWAHLNDVEVLENGLVLVSLRNQDQVVFIDSETGLIENWTLGAEDDHSVLYEQHNPDYIPATRGGPAVVVADSENGRVQEFQRENGEWNRSWVWSDDRMQWPRDADRLPNGNTLITDTGGERVLEVNRSGRLVWQVELPHPYDAERLETGDESAGGRSAAALGLESRVSDADEGGRTDDPRALGPFLDAVETLLPPRVVHPLVQASPAWVSPSDLGPVIVALGTGITWGLVELRWYLRSRGIRFRWPVDRREK from the coding sequence ATGGGAAGGTCGACACTGGAGTCCGTCGCAGAACGAACGTCTCGTCGACGGGTCCGAACCGTCTTTCTACTCCTGCTCGTCGGAAGCGGTGCGTGGATCGCCTACGGCGCGGTCGCCGATTCCACGACGGGGACCGGCGGCACTGTTCGGTCCGTACAGCCGGCCGACAATCACACGGTTATCACGCAGTCGGGGCGGATCGGCACGATAGCGGCGTACGCGCCGAACGGGAGCCTCATCTACGAGAACGACACGCATACGAAGTACTACGACGTCGACCCCGTAGCGAACGAATCGATGACGGTCGAGTACACCGCGACCGACACGCTGGTCGAGAACAGCCCCCGATGCCGGGACCCGCCCTGCGCTCGAAACGTCGTCGAACGGGTGAACCTCTCGACCGGCGAAGTGACCGAAGTGTACGGCCAGTACGTCTACCGGGAGTCGGCCGGGGAGTGGCACGATGCCGATCGGATCGACGACCGACACCTCGTCGTCGCCGATATCGCCGCCGATCAGGTGTTCGTGGTCGATACCGAAACGGAGATGATCGAGTGGACGTGGGACGCCCAGAGCGACTTCCCCGTCGACGGCGGCGGATCGTATCCCGGCAACTGGGCGCACCTCAACGACGTGGAAGTACTCGAGAACGGGCTCGTGCTGGTCAGCCTCCGAAATCAGGACCAGGTCGTCTTTATCGACTCGGAGACCGGGCTGATCGAAAACTGGACGCTCGGCGCGGAAGACGATCACTCGGTCCTGTACGAGCAACACAATCCGGACTACATCCCGGCGACTCGCGGCGGCCCGGCCGTCGTCGTCGCGGACTCCGAGAACGGACGCGTCCAGGAGTTCCAGCGCGAAAACGGCGAGTGGAACCGCTCGTGGGTCTGGTCCGACGACCGAATGCAGTGGCCACGAGACGCCGATCGGCTCCCGAACGGCAACACGCTGATCACCGACACTGGCGGGGAGCGAGTGCTCGAGGTGAACCGGAGCGGGCGTCTCGTCTGGCAGGTCGAACTCCCCCATCCGTACGACGCCGAACGGCTGGAAACGGGCGACGAGAGCGCCGGCGGACGGAGCGCGGCCGCACTCGGTCTCGAGTCGCGCGTGAGCGACGCTGACGAGGGCGGCCGAACCGACGACCCACGGGCTCTCGGCCCGTTCCTCGACGCAGTCGAAACCCTCCTTCCGCCTCGCGTCGTCCACCCCCTCGTACAGGCGAGTCCGGCGTGGGTGTCCCCGTCCGATCTCGGACCCGTGATCGTCGCTCTCGGGACTGGGATAACGTGGGGACTCGTCGAACTCCGGTGGTACCTCCGCTCCCGCGGGATCCGATTTCGCTGGCCCGTCGATCGACGCGAGAAGTGA
- the ilvN gene encoding acetolactate synthase small subunit — translation MKRGLDGPAPEERPTPAGRRNKQGIRIDPEVEATHEPRRTVISALVEHEPGVLSDVSGLFSRRQFNIESLTVGPTEDEDLARITIVVEEPDPGIDQVEKQLRKLVPVISVRELEPDAMRRELALIKVEADRPDQVAAVADMYDGNTVDSSPETATIEVTGARQKIEAAVDTFSQFGIREISRTGTTALARGTDQTAAFGTAQPATEANHDRQSTQSADDD, via the coding sequence ATGAAACGCGGACTCGACGGCCCGGCACCGGAAGAACGACCCACCCCGGCGGGTCGACGGAACAAGCAGGGCATTCGGATCGACCCCGAGGTCGAAGCGACCCACGAGCCGCGACGCACCGTCATCTCCGCGCTGGTCGAACACGAACCCGGCGTCCTCTCGGACGTCTCCGGGTTGTTCTCCCGGCGGCAGTTCAACATCGAGAGCCTGACCGTCGGCCCCACGGAAGACGAGGATCTCGCACGCATCACGATCGTCGTCGAGGAGCCCGATCCCGGGATCGACCAGGTCGAAAAACAGCTGCGGAAGCTGGTCCCGGTGATCTCCGTGCGCGAACTCGAGCCCGACGCGATGCGCCGCGAACTCGCGCTGATCAAAGTCGAGGCGGACCGACCCGACCAGGTCGCCGCCGTCGCGGACATGTACGACGGCAACACCGTCGACTCGAGCCCGGAAACGGCGACGATCGAGGTGACGGGCGCGCGCCAGAAAATCGAGGCCGCGGTCGATACCTTCAGCCAGTTCGGGATTCGAGAGATTTCCCGAACGGGAACGACGGCACTGGCACGCGGCACCGACCAGACCGCCGCGTTCGGCACGGCACAGCCCGCCACCGAGGCGAACCACGACCGACAATCCACACAATCAGCTGACGATGACTGA
- a CDS encoding winged helix-turn-helix transcriptional regulator, with amino-acid sequence MTDGDQNREPEPEAELELRSRRTIYQHVRANPGIHFRALLDELEYAQGTLQYHLRWLTDRGLLEESDDGKYTRYYPAEEFDEADQAVMNALRREYARRIVAHLAVEGALSTAELSERLDRSPSTVSWHLSKLEDADLVTKERRGRSVEYQLRDPERVQYLYAVHRRTFTDRVVDRLFELWDSY; translated from the coding sequence ATGACGGACGGCGACCAGAACCGGGAACCGGAACCCGAAGCGGAACTGGAGCTCCGTTCCCGACGGACGATCTATCAACACGTGCGTGCGAACCCGGGCATCCACTTTCGCGCCCTGCTCGACGAACTCGAGTACGCACAGGGAACGCTCCAGTATCATCTCCGCTGGCTGACTGATCGGGGGTTGCTCGAGGAATCGGACGACGGGAAGTACACCCGATACTATCCGGCGGAGGAGTTCGACGAGGCCGATCAGGCCGTGATGAACGCGCTGCGACGCGAGTACGCCCGCCGGATCGTCGCCCACCTCGCCGTCGAAGGAGCGCTGTCGACGGCCGAACTGAGCGAGCGGCTCGACAGGTCGCCCTCGACCGTGTCGTGGCACCTTTCGAAGCTCGAGGACGCGGATCTCGTAACGAAGGAGCGACGGGGGAGGAGCGTCGAGTACCAGTTGCGAGACCCCGAGCGCGTCCAGTACCTGTACGCGGTCCACCGGCGGACGTTCACAGATCGGGTCGTCGATCGGCTCTTCGAGCTGTGGGACAGCTACTGA
- a CDS encoding ferritin-like domain-containing protein: MTTDEITDLLTEAYIDELETVMNYLTNAIVLDGIHAEEVKESLQQDIQEELDHAQILGERLKQLDESPPGSESFEADQHSLQPPADTTDVQSVIEGVLEAEDDAIETYRSLVEAAADANDPVTEDVAVTILADEEAHHTEFRGFQKEFPSD, encoded by the coding sequence ATGACGACCGACGAGATAACCGACCTGCTGACGGAAGCGTACATCGACGAACTCGAGACCGTGATGAACTACCTCACCAACGCGATCGTCCTCGACGGCATCCACGCCGAAGAGGTCAAAGAGAGCCTCCAGCAGGATATTCAGGAGGAACTCGACCACGCACAGATCTTAGGCGAGCGCCTGAAACAACTCGACGAGTCCCCGCCCGGCTCGGAATCGTTCGAGGCCGATCAGCACAGCCTCCAGCCGCCGGCGGACACGACGGACGTCCAGTCGGTCATCGAGGGCGTTCTCGAGGCCGAGGACGACGCGATCGAGACGTACCGCTCGCTGGTCGAGGCCGCCGCCGACGCAAACGACCCCGTCACGGAGGACGTCGCGGTGACGATTCTCGCCGACGAGGAGGCACACCACACGGAATTCCGCGGGTTTCAGAAGGAGTTCCCGTCGGACTAG